A stretch of Pseudomonas taetrolens DNA encodes these proteins:
- the rlmM gene encoding 23S rRNA (cytidine(2498)-2'-O)-methyltransferase RlmM, giving the protein MNTVFMHCRPGFEGEVCSEFAEHAARLNVSGYAKAKPSSACAEFVCTEEGGAERLMRGLRFAELIFPRQWARGSFVELPETDRISVILEHMADFPVCGSLWLEMVDTNDGKELSNFCKKFEAHLRKALITAGKLVETDAHKPRLLLTFKSGREVFLGLAESDNCAMWPMGIPRLKFPREAPSRSTLKLEEAWHHFIPRDQWDERLHSDMTGVDLGAAPGGWTWQLVNRGMIVTAIDNGPMAESLMDTGLVQHLMADGFTFKPKQPVDWMVCDIVEKPARNAAMLEEWIGEGHCREAVVNLKLPMKQRYAEVRRLLDRIAEGFKARGIQVEIGCKQLYHDREEVTCHLRRLDVKKPKSR; this is encoded by the coding sequence ATGAACACCGTTTTTATGCACTGCCGACCTGGTTTTGAAGGTGAAGTCTGCTCGGAATTCGCCGAGCACGCTGCCCGCCTGAATGTGTCCGGCTACGCCAAAGCCAAGCCGAGCAGCGCTTGTGCCGAATTTGTATGCACCGAAGAAGGCGGGGCAGAGCGTCTGATGCGCGGCTTGCGCTTCGCCGAACTGATTTTCCCCCGGCAGTGGGCACGGGGCAGTTTTGTTGAACTGCCAGAAACAGACCGTATCAGCGTCATCCTGGAGCACATGGCCGATTTCCCGGTGTGTGGCAGCCTGTGGCTGGAAATGGTCGACACCAATGACGGTAAAGAGCTGTCCAACTTCTGCAAAAAGTTTGAAGCTCACTTGCGCAAGGCCTTGATCACGGCTGGCAAACTGGTGGAAACCGACGCCCACAAGCCGCGGCTGTTGCTGACTTTTAAAAGTGGACGTGAGGTGTTTCTCGGCCTGGCGGAGTCTGATAACTGCGCGATGTGGCCCATGGGCATTCCGCGCCTGAAGTTCCCCCGCGAAGCCCCCAGCCGCTCCACGCTGAAGCTGGAAGAAGCCTGGCACCATTTCATCCCCCGAGATCAATGGGACGAGCGCTTGCACAGCGACATGACCGGCGTTGATCTGGGCGCCGCACCGGGTGGCTGGACCTGGCAACTGGTCAATCGCGGCATGATCGTGACGGCTATCGATAACGGCCCGATGGCGGAAAGCCTGATGGACACCGGTCTGGTTCAGCACTTGATGGCGGATGGCTTTACCTTCAAGCCCAAGCAACCGGTGGACTGGATGGTCTGCGACATCGTTGAAAAACCGGCGCGCAACGCTGCGATGCTGGAAGAGTGGATCGGTGAAGGGCATTGCCGTGAGGCGGTGGTCAATTTGAAATTGCCGATGAAACAGCGTTATGCCGAAGTACGCCGTTTGCTCGACAGGATTGCCGAAGGCTTCAAAGCACGGGGTATCCAGGTTGAAATCGGCTGCAAGCAGCTGTATCACGACCGTGAAGAAGTTACCTGTCATTTGCGTCGACTGGACGTAAAAAAACCTAAATCTCGCTGA
- the ccoN gene encoding cytochrome-c oxidase, cbb3-type subunit I: MNTSTSTAYNYKVVRQFAIMTVVWGIVGMGLGVFLAAQLVWPELNFNLPWTSFGRLRPLHTNAVIFAFGGCALFAASFYSVQRTCQATLFAPKIAAFTFWGWQLVILLAAISLPLGFTSSKEYAELEWPIDILITIVWVAYAVVFFGTIMKRKTRHIYVGNWFFGAFIVTVAILHIVNNLEIPVSFTKSYSLYGGATDAMVQWWYGHNAVGFFLTAGFLGMMYYFVPKQAERPIYSYRLSIVHFWALITLYIWAGPHHLHYTALPDWAQSLGMVMSLILLAPSWGGMINGMMTLSGAWHKLRSDPILRFLVVSLAFYGMSTFEGPMMAIKTVNALSHYTDWTIGHVHAGALGWVAMISIGALYHMIPKIFGRPQMYSLGLINAHFWLATIGTVLYIASMWVNGIAQGLMWRAVNADGTLTYSFVETLVASHPGYVVRLIGGAIFFIGMLLMAYNTWRTVRNAEPAEVVAAAQMA; this comes from the coding sequence ATGAACACTTCTACAAGTACCGCCTACAACTACAAGGTGGTCCGCCAATTTGCCATTATGACGGTGGTGTGGGGCATCGTCGGTATGGGGCTCGGCGTTTTTCTCGCCGCGCAGTTGGTCTGGCCGGAACTCAACTTCAATTTGCCCTGGACCAGCTTCGGGCGCCTGCGCCCTTTGCACACCAACGCGGTGATTTTTGCCTTCGGCGGCTGCGCCTTGTTTGCCGCTTCGTTCTATTCGGTTCAACGCACCTGCCAGGCCACACTGTTCGCGCCAAAAATTGCCGCTTTCACGTTCTGGGGCTGGCAGTTGGTGATCCTCCTGGCGGCCATCAGTCTGCCGTTGGGCTTCACCAGTTCCAAGGAATACGCCGAGCTGGAATGGCCGATCGACATTTTGATCACCATTGTCTGGGTCGCTTATGCCGTCGTGTTCTTCGGCACCATCATGAAGCGCAAGACTCGGCACATTTACGTGGGCAACTGGTTCTTCGGCGCATTTATCGTGACCGTGGCCATTTTGCACATCGTCAACAACCTGGAAATTCCGGTCAGCTTTACCAAGTCCTACTCGCTCTACGGTGGCGCCACTGACGCCATGGTGCAGTGGTGGTACGGCCATAACGCCGTGGGCTTCTTCCTGACGGCTGGTTTCCTGGGGATGATGTACTACTTCGTGCCGAAACAGGCCGAACGTCCGATCTATTCCTATCGCCTGTCCATCGTGCACTTCTGGGCGCTGATCACCCTGTACATCTGGGCCGGTCCGCACCACTTGCACTACACCGCACTGCCGGACTGGGCCCAGTCCCTGGGCATGGTGATGTCTCTGATCCTGCTGGCACCCAGCTGGGGCGGCATGATCAACGGCATGATGACCCTCTCTGGAGCCTGGCATAAGTTGCGCAGCGACCCGATCCTGCGCTTCCTGGTGGTGTCACTGGCGTTCTACGGCATGTCGACCTTCGAAGGCCCGATGATGGCCATCAAGACCGTCAACGCCCTCTCCCACTACACCGACTGGACCATCGGCCACGTACACGCCGGTGCGCTGGGCTGGGTTGCCATGATCTCGATCGGCGCGCTGTACCACATGATCCCGAAAATCTTCGGTCGCCCGCAGATGTACAGCCTGGGTCTGATCAATGCGCACTTCTGGCTGGCGACGATCGGCACCGTGCTGTACATCGCGTCGATGTGGGTCAACGGCATCGCCCAAGGCCTGATGTGGCGCGCAGTCAATGCCGACGGCACGCTGACCTATTCCTTCGTCGAAACCCTGGTGGCCAGCCACCCGGGCTATGTCGTGCGCCTGATCGGCGGGGCGATCTTCTTCATCGGCATGTTGCTGATGGCTTACAACACTTGGCGCACCGTGCGTAACGCCGAGCCCGCCGAAGTCGTAGCCGCCGCGCAGATGGCCTGA
- the ccoO gene encoding cytochrome-c oxidase, cbb3-type subunit II → MNHEVVEKNIGLMLLLMILCVSVGGLTQIVPLFFEDVTNTPVEGMKPYTALQLEGRDIYIREGCVQCHSQMIRPFRAETERYGHYSVAGESVWDHPFLWGSKRTGPDLARVGSRYSDDWHRAHLYNPRNVVPESKMPAYPWLVSNPVDSSHTEKKLEVMRTLGVPYTDDDIANAKQSVQGKTEMDALVAYLQVLGTAIKSKR, encoded by the coding sequence ATGAACCATGAAGTCGTAGAGAAAAATATTGGTCTGATGCTGCTGCTGATGATCCTGTGCGTAAGCGTCGGCGGTCTGACACAGATCGTCCCGCTGTTCTTTGAAGACGTGACCAACACCCCGGTGGAAGGCATGAAGCCCTACACCGCCCTGCAACTGGAAGGCCGCGATATTTATATCCGCGAAGGCTGTGTGCAGTGTCACTCGCAGATGATTCGTCCGTTCCGGGCCGAGACTGAGCGTTACGGCCATTACTCAGTCGCCGGTGAAAGTGTCTGGGATCACCCGTTCCTGTGGGGTTCCAAACGCACCGGACCGGATCTGGCAAGGGTCGGCAGCCGCTATTCGGATGACTGGCACCGCGCACACTTGTACAACCCGCGCAACGTGGTACCCGAGTCGAAAATGCCGGCCTATCCGTGGCTGGTATCAAACCCGGTCGACAGTAGCCATACCGAGAAAAAACTCGAAGTCATGCGCACCCTCGGCGTGCCGTATACCGACGACGACATCGCCAACGCCAAACAGTCGGTGCAGGGAAAAACCGAAATGGACGCGCTGGTGGCGTACCTGCAAGTACTCGGCACTGCCATCAAGAGCAAGAGGTGA
- a CDS encoding alpha/beta family hydrolase, whose product MGVTGGVGIDGDQWAQCAQARGWLWNAAVSGVGGPRSSTLILAHGAGAPMDSEWMTGMAERLAARGVSVLRFEFPYMAQRRLDGGKRPPNPQVKLFECWREVYAEVRRHVTGPLAIGGKSMGGRMASLLADELGADRLVCLGYPFYAAGKPEKPRVAHLAELQTPTLILQGERDALGNRQAVEAYALAPGIELSWYVAGDHDLKPLKASGFTHEQHLDAAADNIAHWLKNPPTCSS is encoded by the coding sequence ATGGGTGTAACAGGCGGTGTCGGTATTGACGGGGATCAATGGGCGCAGTGCGCGCAGGCTCGTGGCTGGCTGTGGAATGCGGCTGTCAGCGGGGTCGGCGGGCCCCGGTCGAGCACCCTGATACTGGCCCACGGCGCAGGTGCACCGATGGACAGCGAATGGATGACGGGCATGGCTGAGCGCCTTGCTGCACGCGGGGTGAGCGTATTGCGCTTCGAATTCCCGTACATGGCCCAGCGACGGCTGGATGGAGGCAAAAGGCCTCCTAATCCGCAGGTCAAATTGTTCGAATGCTGGCGCGAGGTGTATGCCGAGGTGCGACGGCATGTCACGGGACCATTGGCCATTGGCGGCAAGTCCATGGGCGGGCGAATGGCCAGTCTGCTGGCGGATGAACTGGGTGCTGATCGATTGGTGTGCCTGGGGTATCCGTTTTACGCTGCTGGCAAACCGGAAAAGCCCCGTGTGGCGCACCTGGCCGAGCTACAAACGCCGACACTGATCCTGCAGGGCGAGCGCGATGCCCTGGGCAACCGGCAGGCGGTTGAAGCCTATGCCCTGGCTCCAGGCATTGAGCTGAGCTGGTATGTGGCAGGCGATCACGACCTCAAACCGCTTAAAGCCTCAGGCTTTACCCATGAGCAGCACCTTGACGCCGCGGCGGACAACATTGCGCATTGGCTCAAGAATCCCCCAACCTGTAGCAGTTGA
- a CDS encoding cbb3-type cytochrome oxidase subunit 3 — MSSGMIRGLGTVVVAVAFIGLSLWVFSPRRKSEFDDATLLPFKDDPEAIQHVEQEQASRSNKA, encoded by the coding sequence ATGAGCAGTGGAATGATTCGCGGCCTGGGCACCGTCGTGGTGGCGGTGGCTTTTATCGGCCTGTCGCTGTGGGTATTCAGCCCTCGGCGCAAATCCGAGTTCGACGACGCAACCTTGCTGCCCTTCAAGGACGATCCAGAGGCCATTCAACACGTCGAGCAAGAGCAAGCATCTAGGAGTAACAAAGCATGA
- the ccoP gene encoding cytochrome-c oxidase, cbb3-type subunit III, which translates to MTTFWSVYICVLTIGTLIGLSWLLFATRKGETKGETIETMGHSYDGIEEYDNPLPQWWFMLFVGTLVFAVGYLILYPGLGNWKGLLPGYEDGWTGVHEWEKEMDKADARFGPIFAKYAAMPVEQVAQDPAALKMGGRLFASNCSVCHGSDAKGAFGFPNLADNTWRWGGDADTIKATIMGGRMAAMPAWGEVLGEDGVKNVSAYVRHDLAGLPLPQGSSIDLNAGKQAFETTCVACHGSNGKGNALMGAPDLTQPAGFIYGTSLAQLQQTIRHGRQGHMPAQSELLGNDKVQLLAAYVFSLSHDNQEGKTAQ; encoded by the coding sequence ATGACCACCTTCTGGAGTGTTTATATCTGCGTGCTGACCATCGGTACGCTGATCGGCCTGAGCTGGCTGCTGTTCGCTACCCGCAAGGGAGAAACCAAAGGCGAAACGATCGAAACCATGGGGCACAGCTACGATGGCATCGAGGAGTACGACAACCCGCTGCCACAGTGGTGGTTCATGTTGTTCGTGGGCACCCTGGTGTTTGCCGTCGGGTATTTGATCCTCTATCCGGGCCTGGGCAACTGGAAAGGCCTGCTGCCCGGCTACGAAGATGGCTGGACCGGCGTCCACGAGTGGGAAAAGGAGATGGACAAGGCCGATGCCCGCTTCGGGCCGATTTTCGCCAAATACGCCGCCATGCCGGTGGAGCAAGTCGCTCAAGACCCGGCCGCGCTGAAAATGGGCGGTCGCCTGTTCGCTTCCAACTGCTCGGTGTGCCACGGCTCGGATGCCAAGGGTGCTTTCGGCTTCCCTAACCTGGCTGACAACACCTGGCGCTGGGGCGGGGATGCCGACACCATCAAGGCCACCATCATGGGCGGACGCATGGCCGCGATGCCGGCCTGGGGTGAAGTGCTGGGCGAGGACGGGGTCAAAAACGTCTCGGCGTATGTGCGCCATGACCTGGCCGGCCTGCCCTTGCCCCAAGGCAGCAGCATTGACCTGAATGCGGGCAAGCAAGCCTTCGAAACCACCTGCGTGGCCTGTCATGGCAGCAACGGCAAGGGCAATGCATTGATGGGGGCACCTGACCTGACACAACCCGCGGGCTTTATCTACGGCACCAGCCTGGCGCAATTGCAGCAAACCATCCGTCATGGTCGCCAGGGTCACATGCCTGCGCAGAGCGAGTTGCTGGGTAACGACAAGGTGCAACTGCTGGCTGCCTACGTGTTCAGCTTGTCACACGATAATCAAGAGGGAAAAACAGCCCAATAA
- the ccoN gene encoding cytochrome-c oxidase, cbb3-type subunit I, whose protein sequence is MSTAISPTAYNYKVVRQFAIMTVVWGILGMGLGVFIASQLVWPELNLGLEWTTFGRLRPLHTNLVIFAFGGCALFGTSYYVVQRTCQTRLISDALASFTFWGWQAVIVGAIITLPLGYTTTKEYAELEWPLAILLAIVWVVYGIVFFGTITKRKTKHIYVGNWFYGAFIVVTAMLHIVNHASLPVSFFKSYSAYAGATDAMIQWWYGHNAVGFFLTTGFLGMMYYFVPKQAERPIYSYRLSIVHFWALITLYIWAGPHHLHYTALPDWAQSLGMAMSIILLAPSWGGMINGMMTLSGAWHKLRTDPILRFLVVSLAFYGMSTFEGPMMAIKTVNALSHYTDWTIGHVHAGALGWVAMISIGALYHMIPRLYGQKQMHSIGLINVHFWLATIGTVLYIASMWVNGITQGLMWRAINDDGTLTYSFVEALQASHPGFIVRAIGGAFFASGMLFMAYNVFRTVRASNPVEAEAATKIAVVGAH, encoded by the coding sequence ATGAGCACAGCAATCAGTCCGACTGCTTATAACTATAAGGTAGTCCGCCAGTTCGCCATCATGACGGTGGTCTGGGGGATCCTTGGCATGGGGCTTGGGGTTTTCATCGCGTCACAGCTTGTGTGGCCTGAATTGAACCTTGGCCTTGAGTGGACGACCTTTGGCCGTTTGCGTCCCTTGCACACCAACCTGGTGATTTTTGCCTTTGGTGGTTGTGCGTTGTTTGGTACTTCCTATTACGTCGTGCAGCGAACCTGCCAGACGCGATTGATCTCCGACGCACTGGCTTCGTTTACCTTTTGGGGTTGGCAGGCGGTCATTGTCGGCGCGATCATCACGTTGCCGCTGGGCTACACCACGACCAAGGAATACGCAGAGCTGGAATGGCCTTTGGCTATCCTGCTGGCCATCGTCTGGGTGGTCTACGGCATTGTGTTCTTCGGGACCATTACCAAGCGTAAAACCAAGCATATCTATGTCGGCAACTGGTTCTACGGTGCGTTCATTGTCGTGACGGCCATGCTGCACATCGTCAACCACGCCTCCCTGCCCGTGAGCTTCTTCAAGTCCTACTCAGCTTATGCGGGTGCGACGGATGCCATGATTCAGTGGTGGTATGGCCACAACGCTGTAGGTTTCTTCCTGACTACCGGCTTCCTGGGCATGATGTACTACTTCGTGCCGAAGCAGGCCGAGCGTCCGATCTACTCCTATCGCCTGTCCATCGTGCACTTCTGGGCGCTGATCACCCTGTATATCTGGGCCGGTCCGCACCACTTGCACTACACCGCACTGCCGGACTGGGCCCAATCCCTGGGCATGGCGATGTCGATCATTCTGCTGGCACCAAGCTGGGGCGGCATGATCAACGGCATGATGACCCTGTCGGGTGCCTGGCATAAGCTGCGCACCGACCCGATCCTGCGCTTCCTGGTCGTGTCCCTGGCGTTCTACGGCATGTCGACCTTCGAAGGCCCGATGATGGCCATCAAGACTGTCAACGCCCTCTCCCACTACACCGACTGGACCATCGGTCACGTTCACGCCGGTGCGCTGGGCTGGGTTGCCATGATTTCGATCGGTGCGCTCTACCACATGATCCCGCGCCTCTACGGCCAAAAGCAGATGCACAGCATCGGCCTGATCAACGTGCACTTCTGGCTGGCAACGATCGGCACTGTGCTCTACATCGCTTCGATGTGGGTCAACGGCATCACCCAGGGCCTGATGTGGCGAGCAATCAACGACGACGGCACGCTGACCTACTCGTTCGTTGAAGCGCTGCAAGCCAGCCACCCTGGCTTTATCGTCCGCGCCATCGGCGGTGCTTTCTTCGCCAGCGGCATGCTGTTCATGGCCTATAACGTGTTCCGTACCGTACGCGCCTCGAACCCGGTAGAAGCTGAAGCAGCGACCAAGATCGCTGTAGTTGGAGCCCACTGA
- the acnA gene encoding aconitate hydratase AcnA — MSSLDSLNTLSTLKVDDKTYHYFSLPEAAKTLGDLSKLPMSLKVLLENLLRWQDNKTVTEPDLKALAAWLKDRRSDREIQYRPARVLMQDFTGVPAVVDLAAMRAAMAKAGGDPQRINPLSPVDLVIDHSVMVDAFASPTAFEQNVDIEMERNGERYAFLRWGQNAFDNFSVVPPGTGICHQVNLEYLGRTVWTKDEDGRTYAFPDTLVGTDSHTTMINGLGILGWGVGGIEAEAAMLGQPVSMLIPEVVGFKLSGKLKEGITATDLVLTVTQMLRSKGVVGKFVEFYGDGLADLPLADRATIANMAPEYGATCGFFPVDDITLDYLRLSGRPQATVKLVEAYCKAQGLWRIAGQEPIFTDTLALDMGSVEASLAGPKRPQDRVSLPNVAQAFSDFLTLQFKPTNKEEGRLESEGGGGVAVGNADLAGEADYDHDGKTYCLKNGAVVIAAITSCTNTSNPSVMMAAGLVAKKAVEKGLKSQPWVKTSLAPGSKVVTEYYDAAGLTPYLEQLGFSLVGYGCTTCIGNSGPLAEPIEKAITHSDLTVASVLSGNRNFEGRVHPLVKTNWLASPPLVVAYALAGTVRIDISREPLGLDKDNKPVYLRDIWPSQQEIADAVAQVTTGMFHKEYAEVFAGDAQWQAIEVPQAATYVWKEDSTYIQHPPFFNDIDGPLPVISDVKGARMLALLGDSVTTDHISPAGNIKADSPAGHYLRDKGVEPRDFNSYGSRRGNHEVMMRGTFANIRIRNEMLGGEEGGNTLYIPTGEKLAIYDAAMRYQATGTPLVVVAGQEYGTGSSRDWAAKGTNLLGVKAVIAESFERIHRSNLVGMGVLPLQFKLDQNRKTLKLNGHETFDVLGLTGTELQPRMNLSLVITREDGQQEKVDVLCRIDTLNEVEYFKAGGILHYVLRQLIAS, encoded by the coding sequence ATGTCTTCCCTCGATAGCCTGAACACTCTCTCCACCCTAAAAGTCGACGACAAGACTTATCACTACTTCAGCCTTCCCGAAGCTGCGAAAACCCTGGGTGACCTGAGCAAGCTGCCCATGTCGCTCAAAGTCTTGCTGGAAAACCTGCTGCGCTGGCAAGACAACAAGACCGTCACCGAGCCCGACCTCAAGGCTCTGGCCGCCTGGCTCAAGGACCGGCGCTCCGACCGGGAAATCCAGTATCGCCCGGCCCGTGTGCTGATGCAGGATTTTACCGGGGTTCCGGCCGTGGTCGACCTGGCCGCCATGCGTGCGGCGATGGCCAAAGCCGGAGGCGACCCGCAGCGGATCAATCCGTTATCGCCGGTGGATCTGGTGATCGACCACTCGGTAATGGTCGACGCGTTCGCAAGCCCCACGGCCTTCGAACAAAACGTCGACATCGAAATGGAGCGCAACGGGGAGCGCTATGCGTTTTTACGCTGGGGGCAAAATGCCTTTGATAACTTCAGCGTGGTGCCACCCGGCACCGGCATTTGCCACCAGGTTAACCTGGAATACCTGGGCCGCACGGTCTGGACCAAGGACGAAGACGGACGCACCTACGCGTTCCCCGACACGTTGGTGGGCACCGACTCCCACACCACCATGATCAATGGCCTGGGCATCCTGGGTTGGGGCGTCGGTGGCATCGAAGCCGAAGCCGCCATGCTCGGACAGCCGGTGTCGATGCTGATCCCGGAAGTGGTCGGGTTCAAACTCAGCGGAAAATTAAAAGAAGGCATCACCGCCACCGACCTGGTGTTGACCGTCACACAAATGCTGCGCAGCAAGGGTGTGGTCGGGAAGTTCGTCGAGTTCTATGGTGATGGCCTGGCGGATCTGCCCCTGGCGGACCGCGCCACTATTGCCAACATGGCGCCTGAATACGGGGCCACATGCGGCTTTTTCCCGGTGGACGACATCACCCTGGATTACCTGCGCCTGTCTGGCCGACCGCAAGCCACGGTGAAACTGGTGGAGGCTTATTGCAAAGCCCAGGGCCTTTGGCGAATCGCCGGGCAAGAGCCGATTTTCACTGACACCCTGGCGCTCGACATGGGCAGCGTCGAAGCCAGTCTGGCCGGGCCAAAACGTCCGCAAGACCGGGTGTCGCTGCCCAATGTTGCACAAGCGTTCAGTGACTTCCTGACCCTGCAATTCAAACCCACCAATAAAGAAGAAGGTCGCCTTGAAAGTGAAGGCGGTGGCGGCGTGGCTGTGGGCAATGCGGATCTGGCCGGCGAAGCCGACTACGACCACGACGGTAAAACCTATTGCCTGAAAAACGGCGCCGTCGTGATTGCGGCGATTACCTCCTGCACCAACACCTCAAACCCGAGCGTCATGATGGCCGCTGGGCTGGTGGCCAAAAAGGCTGTCGAAAAAGGCCTGAAAAGCCAGCCTTGGGTCAAGACCTCCCTGGCGCCAGGCTCCAAGGTGGTCACCGAGTATTACGATGCCGCCGGGCTGACGCCCTACCTTGAGCAACTGGGCTTCTCGCTGGTGGGCTATGGCTGCACCACCTGTATCGGTAACTCAGGCCCGTTAGCCGAACCGATCGAAAAGGCCATCACTCACTCCGACCTGACAGTCGCCTCGGTGCTGTCGGGCAACCGTAACTTTGAAGGCCGGGTTCACCCGCTGGTGAAAACCAACTGGCTGGCCTCGCCACCGCTGGTCGTGGCCTACGCCCTGGCCGGCACCGTGCGTATTGATATCAGCCGCGAACCGTTAGGCCTGGACAAGGACAACAAGCCGGTTTATCTGCGCGATATCTGGCCGAGCCAACAGGAAATCGCCGATGCGGTGGCGCAAGTAACGACGGGCATGTTTCACAAGGAATATGCCGAGGTATTCGCCGGTGATGCACAGTGGCAAGCCATTGAGGTGCCGCAAGCCGCGACTTACGTCTGGAAAGAAGACTCGACCTATATTCAGCACCCGCCGTTCTTCAATGATATAGATGGGCCATTACCCGTCATCAGCGATGTTAAAGGTGCACGGATGCTGGCGTTGCTGGGCGATTCCGTAACCACCGACCATATCTCGCCGGCCGGCAACATCAAGGCCGACAGCCCCGCCGGGCATTACCTGCGGGACAAAGGCGTCGAGCCCCGGGACTTCAACTCCTATGGTTCGCGGCGTGGCAATCATGAAGTGATGATGCGCGGCACGTTCGCCAATATCCGGATCCGCAACGAAATGCTGGGCGGTGAAGAAGGCGGTAATACGCTCTACATTCCGACAGGCGAGAAGCTGGCCATCTACGATGCCGCCATGCGCTACCAGGCGACAGGCACACCGTTGGTGGTGGTTGCCGGCCAGGAGTATGGCACGGGTTCAAGCCGTGACTGGGCGGCCAAAGGCACCAACCTGCTGGGGGTCAAAGCGGTGATTGCCGAGAGCTTCGAGCGGATCCACCGCTCAAACCTGGTCGGCATGGGTGTGCTGCCGCTGCAGTTCAAGCTCGATCAGAACCGCAAAACTCTCAAGCTCAACGGTCACGAAACCTTCGACGTGCTGGGCTTGACCGGCACGGAACTGCAACCGCGGATGAACCTGTCCCTGGTGATCACCCGTGAAGACGGGCAACAGGAAAAAGTCGACGTGCTGTGCCGGATCGACACGTTGAACGAGGTGGAGTACTTCAAGGCGGGAGGCATCCTGCATTACGTGCTGCGGCAGTTGATTGCCTCTTGA
- a CDS encoding methyl-accepting chemotaxis protein yields MRNNQPITQRERTFPAQQRLISTTDTKGVISYCNDDFVEISGFTREELIRAPHNLVRHPDVPTAVFEHMWGTLKKGSPWMGIIKNRCRNGDHYWVNAYVTPVFENERVVGYESVRVKPTAEQIRRAEALYSRLNRGKSAVPQRDKWLPVVQDWLPFILVSQLSFMIGALFNSSWGFALAAALSIPLGLLGLSWQQRGIKRLLRLAEQTTSDPLIAQMYTDSRGPQARLEMSILSQEARLKTCLTRLQDTAEHLSEQARQSDILAHKSSTGLERQRLETEQVATAVNQMAATTQEVASHVQRTADATQEANRLTSRGRDIAGETREAIERLSNVVGETGATVTQLAKDSDEIGGVVDVIKGIADQTNLLALNAAIEAARAGEMGRGFAVVADEVRQLAQRTSLSTGQIHGLIAKLQQTAATAVQTMNAGHRQAEEGVARVLEADQALVGISEAVANITDMTTQIAAATEEQSAVAEEISRNISTIADLADQTSEQAQHSAQLSEELTRTVNTQYSLVERFNR; encoded by the coding sequence ATGCGTAACAACCAGCCCATCACCCAACGCGAACGCACTTTCCCCGCGCAACAACGGTTGATCTCCACCACCGACACCAAAGGCGTCATCAGCTACTGCAACGACGACTTTGTCGAGATCAGCGGGTTTACCCGTGAAGAGCTGATTCGCGCCCCACACAACCTTGTACGCCATCCTGATGTCCCTACAGCGGTGTTCGAGCACATGTGGGGCACCCTGAAAAAGGGTTCTCCGTGGATGGGCATCATCAAGAACCGTTGCCGCAACGGTGACCATTACTGGGTCAACGCTTACGTGACGCCGGTGTTTGAGAACGAGCGTGTAGTGGGCTATGAGTCGGTGCGCGTCAAACCGACCGCTGAACAAATCCGCCGCGCCGAAGCCCTGTACTCACGATTGAACCGCGGCAAGTCGGCAGTGCCCCAGCGCGACAAGTGGCTGCCGGTCGTGCAGGACTGGCTGCCGTTTATTCTGGTCAGCCAATTGAGCTTCATGATTGGCGCTCTGTTCAATTCCAGTTGGGGCTTTGCCCTGGCCGCCGCGCTGTCGATTCCACTGGGGCTGCTCGGTCTGAGCTGGCAACAACGCGGGATCAAGCGCTTGCTGCGCCTGGCCGAACAAACCACCTCTGACCCGCTGATAGCCCAGATGTACACCGACAGCCGCGGCCCGCAAGCACGTCTGGAAATGTCCATCCTGAGTCAGGAAGCACGCTTGAAAACCTGCCTGACCCGTCTGCAGGACACCGCTGAGCATTTGAGCGAGCAAGCCCGCCAATCGGACATCCTGGCGCACAAGAGTTCCACCGGACTGGAACGCCAGCGCCTGGAAACCGAACAAGTGGCCACCGCGGTCAACCAGATGGCCGCCACCACCCAGGAAGTGGCCAGCCATGTGCAACGCACAGCGGACGCCACTCAGGAAGCCAATCGCCTGACCAGCCGCGGGCGTGACATTGCCGGGGAAACCCGCGAGGCCATTGAACGCCTGTCCAACGTGGTGGGTGAGACCGGCGCTACCGTGACGCAACTGGCCAAGGACAGCGATGAGATCGGCGGCGTGGTCGACGTGATCAAAGGCATTGCCGACCAGACCAACTTGCTGGCCTTGAACGCCGCGATTGAAGCGGCGCGCGCCGGTGAAATGGGCCGGGGCTTTGCCGTGGTCGCCGATGAAGTACGGCAACTGGCGCAACGCACCAGCCTGTCCACCGGGCAGATTCACGGTTTGATCGCCAAGCTGCAGCAGACCGCCGCCACCGCCGTGCAGACGATGAATGCCGGGCACCGTCAAGCCGAAGAAGGTGTCGCCCGCGTACTGGAAGCCGACCAGGCCTTGGTCGGGATCAGTGAAGCCGTGGCCAACATCACCGACATGACCACCCAGATTGCAGCAGCGACCGAGGAACAAAGCGCCGTGGCCGAAGAGATCAGCCGCAATATCAGCACCATTGCGGATCTGGCCGACCAGACCTCGGAACAGGCGCAACACTCCGCACAACTGAGCGAAGAACTGACCCGAACCGTCAACACCCAGTATTCACTGGTAGAACGCTTCAACCGCTAG